Within the Gloeobacter kilaueensis JS1 genome, the region GTGATTCTCTATCAGCCTGCAGAATTGCTTGAGAGCGGTCTGCATTCGTGATGATTGTACAACTAAAGTAGAGAATACATCTTCAAATGTAATTGGCTTGGTAGCTCCAAAGCCTTTCAGATAAATTAGATCTTCACAGACAATTTTTTTAGAGGGCACTTCTGTCTCTTTTGGAACCGGCTCAATAAATCCATGGTCCGACATATAATATCCTTTAATAACATCACGTTGAATTACGGGTCTTACTCCCAATTGTAGTTTCGGAGGTATTCGATGCTGTCTTAAAGTGCGGTAATTGCCCATGAGTTCAGCATGATATTCATCATTAATATGGTGGATTGCCTTGAGCAATTCTTCTCCTGCAGACCATCTTTTGCATTTAAACACTTTCGCTAAAAAATTAACATCTATTTTTCTATTATTTAGAGACACATTGCCGAAGATTTTCTCAAGTTTTGGTGCATCAGTGTGAGAGCTTGTTTATAAAGATAGGAAGGAGCTATAGTCTACGCAGATAATTACCCTGTGCCGATGTCTCGCAAGCCCTATCCAACCGATCTCACTGACCAAGAGTGGAACTGCATTGCTCCGCTGTTGCCAGCCGCGAAGTTTGGCGGCCACCCGCGCACGACCGACTTGCGCGAGGTGCTCAACGCCATCTTCTACCTCAACCGCACCGGTTGCCAATGGCGGATGTTGCCCAGTGAGTTCCCGGCCTGGCAGACGGTCTACGCTTACTTTGCCCGCTGGAGAAATAAAGGCGTCTGGGAGGCGATCAACCGCACTCTCAGGCAGCGGGTGCGCCTGCAGGCCGGGCGGGAGGCGGACCCCAGCTTGGCCTTACTCGACAGCCAGTCAGTCAAGAGCACAGAAAAAGGGGCTTCGAGACGGGCTACGACGGCAACAAAAAGCTCAAGGGCCGCAAGCGCCATATCGCCGTAGACAGCCTTGGCTTGCTCCTGTTTGTCTTTGTGCATGCGGCCAACATCCATGACAGCCAGGGAGCAGTGGGGGTGCTGATGGGCATGAAAGACCAGCAACCGCGCCTTTTGACGGTGATGGCTGACCAGGGTTATCAGGGACCTTTAGGTGAGGCAATCGAGCGGGTCTGTGGCTGGAAGGTACAAATCGTCGAAAAGCAGGGCAAGGGTTTTGTGGTGCAGCGCCAGCGATGGGTGGTGGAACGAACGTTTGGTTGGCTAGGTCGCTGTCGTCGTTTGAGTAAAGATTATGAGCAATGGCCGGAGACGCATGAAGCGATGGTGTACGTGTCGATGATCCGACTGATGCTCAAGCGCTTGCACCCACCAAAATCTGAAGCGACTTTATAAACAAGCTCTGAAAAACATCTGCATAACAAGCATGAACTGCACAGTAGATGAAGCGTTGCTTAATTTCATAGGGCTGATGCAAGCAAAAGTATAGGGGAAGCCATGTAAATTCTCTATTAATATAGTATTTATCAATGACCTCTGAAAAAGATTTCAAAACCTTCTGCCATATTTGCTGCACATGAATATAATAGTTGAAGTCATTAATTTCATCTACTAGTGTTTCCAGATAGCTTTCTACAGATATTACATAATCGTTATTAGGATGTTGTTCAAGGGGTGACAGAGTAAGCTACGTTCGGCCCAGTATCAGCTTTGCAGCTTCCATGCCTCGTCGATAGTACTTGACTTTACTCGGGCAGGCCACTACCAATTCCTCCAACAATTCCCACCACTGCTCCACCTGCTGCGCCCACACCTGAGCGTACTGACCCAGGCGGAAGCTACTATGACGAGCCAGTTCTCGCTGGTTTTCCTGCGGACGACCCCCATACTTATCCAGTCTTTTCTTTCGCAGTTCCAGACCCTTGAGCATCGCCATGCTCCAGGCAATCGCGGCAAGCAACAGCACCCGCATCATCCTCTCAAAACTCACCCGTACTCCCTCCAGATGGTATCCGCCAGACTTCACATCCTTGTGCCATACCTCGATGCCCCAGCGCTCTTTGTAGGCATCAATCGCTTTTTGCAGACTGGGTAAATTCGTCAAGATGTACCAGCCTTCTGCTGGACGCATGTTCCGCACTTGCTCGGCGTAATGACAGGCAATATTGAAACGAGCAAACCCCTTCCTCATCCTGCGCTTTGTTACACGTACACCCTGGATGAACAGCGATATTCCAGGGTGCAGATTCAGCGAACTCAGGCAGACAAACTCCTTGTCCGTTTGCTGAAAGTTCGCACTGACTCGCAAGCGCAGACAAAGCTCGACGCCCCTACGGTGCAACCAGTTGGCGAGTTCGATGCTGCAAAATTCTCTGTCGGCTAAAAGCCGTAATTTGTAATTTGACAGTAGCTGGAAGACTGGCAACAGCAGCAGTTGCTGGTCTGTGAAGTCTGAGTTGCCCGTGTGCTCCAGCAATATCCAGTGCAGTGGTAGAGCATGACGCTCCCACACCAGGACGACAGACAGCACGTTGTAGTGCCACCAAGTCGTGCGGTCGATTGCCAGTTTGAGGACGTGGTGTGGGGAAAAATATTCCCTCACTAGATACAGCACTAGCGGAAACCATGCTTCGAGGATATTGAGTCGTTCCAGCAGCAGAAAACGTTGGACTGCCGTCTTGCGACTGTCAGCCTGAATCGGCAGGGGCAAAGCTTCAGACAGCTTGCCGAGGCAGAGATGTTTATGGGTCTGAAGAGTCTGAAGCAGTAGAGACAAAAGGATGTACTGTCTCTGGGTGAGGAGATGGCGAAAGAAAGTCTGGTAGAATTGAGGCAACATTTTTGTTGGCTGGACTCGGGGCAGTGTTCCGAGTCTCTTTTTTTATGTAAGCGGAGCCTGGAACGCTTGTCTAGCCTGATGCGCAGCCTACTCTGTCACCCCTTGAAAGGATGTTGAACTTCACAGGGATATCTAAGGTACTGAAGTTCGGCTAATCTTTCAACTTCCTGGTTTAAGGAAATCTCCTGGTATTTCTCATAAGCCCTTTTTAATAGATCGACGTGTCTGATATACTGGTCGTGGTCTTCCATTGTTTGTTCGAAAGCTACTTAGCATTTCATCCTAACTCACTTTTAGTAGCCTTCGTGCTGTGCCTTTATGTCGGTTTCAACGCCAACTGGTGAGCGCAAGATTATTTTCATTTGTCTCTCCGCCGTGTTTCTCAGCAACTACATGATCGATTTCATGGGAGAAGAATGATGCCCCAGTGGGTAACTGGCAGTACTCACAGCGTTCTTCTGCCCTGGCTTTGACCGAGCGGCGCAGAGCTGCTGAGATGTATGTACCGCTCAAGCGGCGCTTTGCAGGAAACGCAGACTGCCTGCTTTTAGCATCACCATCAAGTGTTCAATGCGTTCATACTCCTGCAACTCTTGAACGTCTTTGCTCGACAGCTCACCGTTACGGCTGCGCTCAAGCAGGACTTTCAGGCGTTCTTGCATTGCAGGGTCTGGCCGGAACGCCACCACCTGCTCATGGGTTGGGTTGCTCGCCAGAAACTCTAGAATGTGTCGGTAGATATGCCCCGGAACTTCAGGCTGGCGGATAGCCTGCGCCACCAGTTCGGAGAGGCGATCCTCTACCTGGGCGACTTGTTCTGCCAGTTCATCCGGTATTTCCAGCGTAATCTTCACCGCCAGACCACCTCAAGTTCTGCTCATAGCTTACCTAACTGGAACATTTTCATGTCTGAAAAAGTTAAGCTTTTCAGAGCCTTATTGCTCTTGGGGCGATTCATCAATCACCTTTCCCGTTGGACTCTCTGGTGCTAAACCCGTGTCGGTCGGAGCATTAAAGACCACTGATCGGCGTAATCGCCATCGACTTTCTCTACCGCCGCTTCGCCCACACCGAGACGTAGTACCTCACATCAGCCATCAAGCTTTGTGCCCCATTATCAAGGCAGCGAGCGGATGCGCTGTGGCAGGAACGTCCACAGTTCTGTGCGCAACAGGTGGCCTTGATGGAGAAGCTGTTCCAGTTGCGCACGGTTTTGGGCGACGTAGTCCGGATCCTTGATGCTGTCGAGGTTGATCGCCACGTTCAGCAGGGCAGCTTCAAGCCCGCTCAGGGCAAACAGCAGAGCCACTGCCGCGTCGGAGCTGGCGTTGGGGTTGCCTTTTTGGAGCACCCGCCAGGCCAGTTGGGCCACCTCCAGGCAATGATGGGCGACGGCGAGGGGTGTGGCGGCGGCTCCCTGCAGGGCAGCCTGAATCGCGGCGGTGCGCTCCTGCTTTTCGGTGGGTGTCTGCCTGGGTCTGGCAAAGGCAAGGACCACCTGCTCGTAGGCGAGGGCGTCCTCGTCGATGGCCTGGCTCAACCGGGTTCTCAGGGCGTCAGCTTTTTCGAGCCATTCCGGTTGCTCGGTAAAATCTGGCTGGTCCTTCGTCAGGCGGGCCACCATCGCGGCCAGGGAGGCTGCCACTGCCCCGGCCAGGGCCGCCGCCGAGCCGCCGCCAGGAATCGGCTCGCTGCTCGCGAAGCGTTCGAGCAGGCCCGTGAGGGGAAGATTCGCAAGAGAATTGTCGGGCACAGAAATTACTCCTTGTCGAGCATCGCCTGTTCGAGGACGAGGCTGGGCTGCCAGTTTTCGATCTGCAGGTAGTAGGCGGCGGCCTCGATCAGGGCCGCCTGGGGAACGAGGCCGACGATCTCAGCGCCCGTTACCTGCACGCCGTAGCGCCGCGCCTCGATCTTGACCAGCTCTTGAATGCGATGGATGGGCGTCTTTTCGTAGTTGAGCAGGTTCATCGAGACCTGGGCCTGGTTGCGCTCGGCCAGAAAGACTCCCATCGCCTGGATATTGGCGAGGCCGCCGGAGCTGGCGCGCACGGCCCTGGCGATGGCGTTGGCAATTTTAAGATCGCCTGTCGAGAGCTGCAGGTTGTAGGCGATCAAGAAAAAGCGCGCCCCGATCGCACTTGCCCCGGCAGTCGGGTGGGGATGGGCAGGACCAAAGTCCGGCTGCCACTCGGGTTGGGCCAGTTTGGCTTCCAGGTTCTCAAATTCGCCCTTGCGGATTTCGGAGAGCACGCGGCGGTTGGGAGCACTGGCCGCTTCGGCGTAGAGGAAGACGGGCACATCGAACTGGCGGGCAATTTCTTCTGCCGTGCTTCTGGCCAGGGCGACGCAATCGGCCATCGTCGCCTGGCGAATCGGGATAAACGGCACGACATCGACTGCCCCCATGCGCGGATGGCTGCCCTGGTGCCGGCGCAGGTCGATGTGTTCGAGGGCCAGGCTGTAAAGCCTGACAACCGCCTGCTGCAGCCCTTCGGCGGAACCCACCAGGGTAAAGACCGAACGGTTGTGGTCGAGGTCGCTGGAGCTGTCGAGCAGAACCACCCCCGGCACCTGGGAAAGCTCACGGCTAAACTGCTCGATTACCTCCGCTCGGCGGCCTTCGCTGATGTTAGGAACGCACTCGATTAGCTGGGACATGGCGACGAACCGTTTGAAGAATAGAGAATCTGGCCGCGCTTGAGGACGGTGCGCACGAGGCTGGTGCCCATGTGGTAGGGGATGAGGCGATAGTCGTCGGCATCCCAGATGACCAGATCTGCCTGCTTGCCCACTTCGAGGCTCCCCAGCCGCTCCCCCAGGCCAACAGCGTAAGCGCCGTTTATCGTCGCGGCGACCAGGGCCTCGGCGGCGGTGAGACGGCACTGGCTCACAGCAAACGACATGACGAGCGCCAGCGATTCGCAGTAGCAGGAGCCGGGGTTGAAGTCGGTGCCCAAAGCCAGCGGCACCCCAAGCTCGATCATCCGCCGGGCCGGAGCCTGAGTCTTAAGACCCAAAAAGACGGCTGTTCCTGGCAGGAGGACGGCGATCACACCGGCGGCGGCCATCTGAACCAGCCCCACCTCCGAAGCGCAGTGCAGGTGATCGGCGCTGATCGCCCCGACGCGGGCCGCCAAACTTGCCCCGCCCGTGTCGTGCAACTCGTCGGCATGGACGCGGGGGCGCAGGCTGTGGGCCATCCCTGTGCGCAGGATGCGCTCCGACTGCTCGGGTGTGAAGACCCCAGCTTCGCAAAAAACATCGCAGAAACGGGCCAACCCCCGGCGGGCCACTTCTGGGATCGCCGCCTCGCAGAGCCATTCGACGTAGGACTCGGGATCTGCGCCGGAAGGAACGGCGTGGGCACCCAGAAAAGTCGGGGCGATATCGAGGGGCTGGCCGTCCAGCTCCATAAGAACCGCCAGCTGTCGGCACTCGGTCTCAAGATCGAGGCCATAACCGCTTTTCGCCTCCAGCGCCGTCGTCCCAAAGCGCGCCATCGAGCCGAGGTGCCTGCGGGCAGTGGCCAGAAGTTGTGCCGCATCCGCCGCTCGGGTGCGACGAACGGTGTCGTAGATGCCGCCCCCGGCTGCCAGGATCTGCCCATAGGTGGCACCCTGGGCGCGCAGGTCAAATTCTGCCACGCGCGTACCGGCGAAGACCAGATGGGTGTGGCTGTCCACCAATCCCGGCGTCACCACCAGACCCGCTGCGTCGATCTGGATTGTCCGCCCATCGAGCGGCAATTTGCGAAGCAGCTCTTCGGTGGAACCCACAGCGACGATCCGGCCCTCGCTCACCGCCACTGCCCCGTCTTCGATGATCGAAAGTTCCGACTGGAGAAGGCCGGCGCGCGGAGCAGCCGGACCAGCCAGGCTGACCAGTTGACGGGCGTTGCGCACCAGCAGATCGACGGGCATCTAACTTTCTCGCATCGGCAATCGGAGCCCGTGGGCGTCGGCGTTGGCCACCGCCTCCGGATAACCGGCGTCGGCGTGGCGGAGGATGCCCGTGGCCGGGTCGCTCGTGAGCACGCGCTCCAGCCTCTGGGCCGCCTCAGGGGTGCCGTCGGCGACGATCACCATGCCGCTGTGCTGGGAGTAACCGATGCCCACGCCGCCGCCGTGGTGGACGCTCACCCAGGAAGCGCCGCCCACGGCGTTGATGAGGGCGTTTAAGAACACCCAGTCGGAGATCGCATCGGAGCCGTCGAGCATCTTCTCCGTCTCCCGGTTCGGCGAGGCGACCGAACCGCAGTCGAGGTGATCGCGGCCAATCACGATCGGCGCGCTGACTTCGCCGGTCGCCACCAGGTCGTTGATTCTGCCCCCCAATCGGGCGCGCTGGCCGTAGCCCAGCCAGGCGATGCGGGCGGGCAGCCCCTGGAAGTGGACGTGCTTTGCTGCCAGATCGATCCAGCGGCAGAGGGGGGCATCGTCGGCAAATTCGGTGAGGATGAGCTGGTCGATGCGGGCGATGTCAGCTGGATCGCCCGAGAGGGCCACCCAGCGAAACGGTCCCTTGCCCGCGCAAAAAAGTGGCCGGATGTAGGCGGGCACAAAGCCGGGATAGCTGAAGGCGTCGGCGACGCCGTGATCGAAGGCGAGCTGGCGCAGGTTGTTGCCGTAGTCGAAGGCCACCGCCCCCCGTTTTTGCAACTCGACGATCGCCCGGACGTGGGCGGCAGCCGAGGCGTAGACCTGCTCCAGGTAGGCGTCTTTGTCGGCTGCTCTGGCGCGGGCTGCTTCCTCGACGCTGTAGCCCACCGGAATATATCCCACCAGCGGATCGTGGGCAGACGTCTGATCGGTGAGCACGTCCGGCACCACGCCCATCTCTACGAGGGCGGGCACGATCTGGGCGGCATTGCCCAATAGACCGATCGACAGTGCTTCGCCCGCCTGCTGGGCACCCTGGGCCAGGGCGAGCGCCTCTTCGAGCGAATCGGCAGCCCGGTCGCAGTAACCCTGCTCGATGCGCCGCTGGATGCGGGTCGGATCGACTTCGATCGCGATCATCGCTCCGCCGTTCAGCTTGACCGCCAGCGGCTGGGCACCGCCCATGCCCCCCAGCCCGGCGCTCACCACCAGCCGCCCCCGCAGCGTGCCGCCGAAGTGCCGCCGCGCCACCGCCGCAAAAGTCTCGTAGGTTCCCTGCAAAATGCCCTGGGTGCCGATGTAGATCCAGCTTCCGGCGGTCATCTGGCCAAACATCGTGAGCCCCTCGGCTTCCAGCTTGCGGAAGGTTTCCCAGTTGGCCCAGGCCGGTACGAGATTCGAGTTGGCGATGAGCACCCTGGGCGCGTCCGGGTGGGAGCGCAGCACCCCCACTGGCCTGCCGGACTGGACGAGCAGCGTCTCATCCGCTTCCAGCGTCAGCAGCGTGCGGACGATCGCCCGCAAACTTGGCCAGTCGCGGGCCGCCCGCCCTGAACCGCCGTAGACGACAAGTTTTTCTGGGTGTTCGGCCACCTCCGGGTCGAGGTTGTTGAGCAGCATCCGCAGGGCCGCCTCCTGTACCCAGCCCCGGCAGCGCAAGGCTGTACCGTGCGGTGCGCGCAGCGAGACAGGCCCACTCGCTGTGAGCAGTTGATCGATGCCTGATCGATCGACCGGGATGGTGGAGACCATGACGCCCTTCCTTTTATCGCCCGCTCGAACGGGCAATATTCGCGTCCAGTATGGCACCGGCCCCCACCCACCAGCCAGAACGTATACCCCAGTCCAGGCAAGCCTTTCATCGAGTGAGACTTTCGATGGCCCAAATGTCTCCAAAAAGGCAGAAAAATGTTTGCAGGCGGATAAATTGAGGCAAAATCAAGTCAAAGCCGCGCTCCTACCGCATCCGATGTTGCAAGACCCTAAGACCATCCGCTACTACCAGCGCCTGTCCGACACCCTGGTAGAACTGTGGCGTCGCCGCTACCGCAACGAAGAGTTGCGCCTCTTTGCCGAGGGGTTCATTACCGCCCTGCGCTACAGCCAGGAACTCGATCCCGCCCAGATCCTCCGGCTCGAACAGGAAATCTTGAGCTTTATGGCAAGTCCCGAAAACTTCGAGCCGCCGGACTTTTTACCCCAGCCCGAGCGGGAGCGCAACTGAAACAGGCGCTATGGGCGCTTGAACATACCGAAAATGGTGGCAAGACCACGGCTTTTGGTCGCGGCGGGATCTTTAAAATCGACGAGTAGAACCACGCGGGTGCGGTCGCTGCGGTTCCAGGCTTCGTGCTCGGTCGTATCGTCGAAGACCATGCTGCCCCCCTCGCGCAGCGAGCGCTGCTCGGGACCGACCCGCAGAGTGCAACCTTCTGGAACGATGAGCCCCAGGTGATAGCGGAGCAGCCCAGCCGGTTCACCCCGGTGGGGCCGGACGTGGGTACCCGGTGCCAGCGAGGAGAAGACCGCCGTTGCCATACCGGGGATCTGCTGGACCAGCCGCGCCGTCTCGGGGCAGAGCTTGCAGTTTTTGCCCAGGGCGACGCCGTAGGTGTAGAGCGCAAAGATGTTCCAGCCTTCGCCGTAGTACTGCTTTTCGGGCCAGGCAAAAAAATGTTCGCCCCCGAGCTGGTCCAGTTCCTGGCGAATCGTCCGCCAGTTGGCCTCCAGCATTGCGATAAAAGGATAGTCCGCTTCTTTGAGAAACATCTTTTCGTTCAGTCCTTGACGATGCCCAGCTTGAGGAGCGCACAGCGAATCGACTTGGGGACGATCATCAGCAGCGCCCCGACCCCGGTACCCAGGGCGCGCAGCAGCGCTACCGGGCTGTCGAGCCGCCCGACCATCTGCCAGACAAACACCAGCCAGTCGCGGCCCTTTTTTACTTCTCCCCAGAAGGTGATCCGCTCCTCGGGCACACTCTGAGTGCCCTGCGCCAGGTTGCCGGTGGACTTCATCGCTGTGCTTCCCTCTTTGTCCCGGCGATTTTACCACTTCGCAGCCGGCGGTTGCGTCGGGATGGATCAGAGCACAGCAGCGAGAATCGCCCGGTAAAAGTTTTCCTCAAAGACCGCCAGATCGAACTGCTGCAGGACGCGGGCTCTGTTGCGGGCGATCTGCGCCCCGTTGTCCGCCTCGATCGTGCGTAGCAGCGTGCGCACAAACTCGTCGCCATCGCCGCAGGCAAACAGCCACTGCTCAGGCAAAATCTCGGCCATCGCGTCGATCGCCGAGGCGACGACGGGCAGACCGTGGCCCATCGCTTCGAGCATGACGAGGGGAAGCCCTTCGAGAAAAGAAGGCATGACGACAAGATCGAGGGCGGAGTAAATTTTTGCCGGTTCGTCCGACCAGGGACGCAGATAGACCAGATCCGCAAGGCCGTTGCGCTCGATCAACTGCTGCAACTTCCCGCTGTCCGGGCCATCGCCCACCAGCAAAAACCGAATATTGTCGAAGCGGTGGCGATGGGCAGCGACAGATTCCACCAGAAAGTCCTGGCCCTTCTGGGCAAAAAGAATCCGACCTATCAGGCCCACCCAGTAGCAATCCTGGGCCAGACCGAGCTGCGTGCGCGCCTGATATCTGTCCAATCGCACCAGCGCCTTTGTGTCGATGCCGTTGGGTACAACCGCGATCCCCGTGCGCACCCCCTTTAGCTGCAGGCGCTTTTGGGTCACCCCGTCCGGCACGATGTAGTGCTCGGGCAACCTGTAAAAAAACTGCCCGACCGCATCGACGAGGGCACTGGCGATTTTGCTGCGACCGCGCTTGATCTGGGCCATGTCGTGGGCGAGGGGCAGGTAGCTGATAAGCCGCTCACCGCTCAGCCGGGCGGCGAGCAGGCCGAGCATGCACTGCTCGATGCGGCCCTGGGCAACGACGATTAGATCCGCTTTTAAGGCTCTCATCTGCTTTTGCAGCAGCGGCACCCGCCAGAGCGACAACAGATTGGCGACAAACGTCGTGGATCGAAACGAACTGGGATAGAGCCGAACCTTCGAGCCTTTTAATTCTCTGGCCAGCCGCTCGTTTGCGCGGTTATAAACAAAACTGACCTTGCAATTGCTCTTGGTGGCCAGATAGGTTGCCGCTCGCACCGTCATCGCCTGATGCCCGCCGTAAAAGCCGATGTCGTCGTAGAACAGAATATGAGCGATCGACATAGATATCAGCCAATTTTTCTAAGATAAAAACAGGCAGAATCTCCTAAGCCAAGCTTATTCAGTTCTGCCGCCCGCTTTCTAAAGTCGTTAATCTGCTCTTTAGAAAAAATCGACCGTTCAGGATTTTCTTGATAAGAGTTGGATGCGGTCAGCGGTATATCTCTCAAGTATTGTTCACTTCCCCAGAACTGAAAATCAGTTGAATCATAAGTAACCTGCATCAGATCAAATCCACTTACAGCCGCAAGCTGCTCTATACTCTTTTGGGTGTGCAAGTAGAGATGGCGGGGCGCGTCGAGCTGGACCCACTTCTCTCGATAGTGTTGCCAGGCATAGGAAGAAGCAACTGGAATCCGCAACAGAAGAAACTGGTCTTTCTCAAGAATGCGATGAACTTGCTTGAGGACAGTCTGTTGCTCTGGCATGTGCTCAAAGGAGTGATTGAACATCACAAAATCAAATGGCTCGGTCACTGACGAGAGTTGTTTTTTGTAAATTCTTAAACCACTTCGATAGACTCTGTCGCCATCGATAAAGGGATCGATGCCTGTTAGATTGCGAAATCCAGACTTATACAGACCAAACAGCAATTGGCCGTTTCCACAACCGACATCCAGAATTTTCGAGTGAAAATCTAGAGGAAGGTTGGGTAGCCAGTGCCGGAATTCGTCGTTTCTCGCTATTCTTGACACGATATACCCCAACCAGTGCCTGCGGTTCAGGTAATAGCGCACTCGTTGTTTTTTGAAGAACGCCACAGCCGGATGATCTTCGACGAATTCTGCTGGTTGTAAAGAGTAATAGCCGCCAGAATAATATCTGGATAGATCCTGAGGAATATCTGCTAATTGTAAGCAGCCGCAACCACCGCATTCAAAATAATCGAATTCTTCTCGCATTCCATACATCATTTCTTTTGCTGCGAAAGTGGCTGCACAGTCTTCGCTGCCACATATTCTGCAAACGTTTTTGGTCATGATCGGTTCAAGCCTCTATATTCGGGCAATCATACCGATAGTGCTGACCAGGCCATGTCTGAAGAAGCGATTCCGTACCAGTTTCACCCGTTTACCCCAGAAATTTTCTTCCACTAAAGAAACAAAATCCTCGATGATCCGGAGCGTGGGCACGTTCAATCGCGTCCGATAACAGTCCAGGAAGGTGCGAGCGTGAACTACCGATTGTGCCGTCGCCTGTTGGAGCTGGGTGTTGTCAGAGAAGTGGAGCAGTTTTGTGAGCGCCCGCCAGGCGTTGTACTCCTCAGCACCTGCCCAGTTGTGGCCGTGCTGGCGGTACTGGCCAAGAACGGCGTCGATCGGCACTATTCGCCCAAAGATACTGGCCACCAGAACCAGCCACCAATCGTGCATCAAAGCCCCTTCGGCAATCGGCACCGCTATTTCCCGCAAGGGTCCATTGAACAACATGGCACAGCCTGGAATTGGGTTTTGCACCAGCAAACGATTGAGAGTGCAGCGACCGGGCTTGATGGCGTGGTACTTCCAGAAAGAATCACAGATGGTCTGTAACTGCGCGTCTACGACTTCTAGATCCGCATGGATTAGAAGCGGAATCTGGCCGTATTCTTGCTCGACACTCTGCATCTTTTGCAGCATCGTCTCGATCTTGTTGGCGTGCCACCAGTCGTCTTGATCGCAGAACATGGTGTATTGGTTGCTGGGAGATGCCTGCAACAGGTGGGCAAAGTTTCTGCAGGCTCCCAGCCGTTTGCCGTCACTGGCTACAACCTGGATTCTTAAATCCTGCCTGGCAAATTGCTCGATAATCTCAGGGGTACTGTCGGTCGATAGATCGTCCCGGATCCAGAGTTGCCAGTGGGGATAGGTCTGTAGTTGCAGGCTTTTGATCTGCTCGGCGATGAACTGGCTGCCGTTGTAGGTAGCCATCAAGAGCTGAACGGTTTCGGCGGTTGCCATCGCTTTATCCTGCAGGAGTAGCCGACTAATCCATCTTGAACCTGAGGGTCCGCTCGCTCACAATGCGCAGCATGGCCTGCCGCTCCTCCGGTGCCAGCAGCACCGACCACGTTACCACAATCCAGGCTGGCAAGACGATGAAAAGATATACAAGTTTGGCGATCGGGCCGATGAGAACAAAGGCTGGGATGAAGCTGAGCATCGGCACCCCGAGCAGCAAAAAGAGTTGTCTGAGCCGCTTCCACCTGCCAGGCAGGTACTTTTGGATCAGAACAAAGAGCAGCACCATATCTGCTGTGACTCTTGCAAGCCAGGCAAGAGCTGCTCCTTCGATACCAGCCTTGCTCACCAGCCAATAGAGCCCGACGAGATAGAGCGGCGCTTCTACGAAGTGCAGCCTGGCGGAAAGATCGGGTTTACCGACAGCCTGTACCAGGCACAGTGCGATCTGAGCAAGCGAGTTGAC harbors:
- a CDS encoding IS4 family transposase yields the protein MLPQFYQTFFRHLLTQRQYILLSLLLQTLQTHKHLCLGKLSEALPLPIQADSRKTAVQRFLLLERLNILEAWFPLVLYLVREYFSPHHVLKLAIDRTTWWHYNVLSVVLVWERHALPLHWILLEHTGNSDFTDQQLLLLPVFQLLSNYKLRLLADREFCSIELANWLHRRGVELCLRLRVSANFQQTDKEFVCLSSLNLHPGISLFIQGVRVTKRRMRKGFARFNIACHYAEQVRNMRPAEGWYILTNLPSLQKAIDAYKERWGIEVWHKDVKSGGYHLEGVRVSFERMMRVLLLAAIAWSMAMLKGLELRKKRLDKYGGRPQENQRELARHSSFRLGQYAQVWAQQVEQWWELLEELVVACPSKVKYYRRGMEAAKLILGRT
- a CDS encoding cyclodeaminase/cyclohydrolase family protein; the protein is MPDNSLANLPLTGLLERFASSEPIPGGGSAAALAGAVAASLAAMVARLTKDQPDFTEQPEWLEKADALRTRLSQAIDEDALAYEQVVLAFARPRQTPTEKQERTAAIQAALQGAAATPLAVAHHCLEVAQLAWRVLQKGNPNASSDAAVALLFALSGLEAALLNVAINLDSIKDPDYVAQNRAQLEQLLHQGHLLRTELWTFLPQRIRSLP
- the ftcD gene encoding glutamate formimidoyltransferase → MSQLIECVPNISEGRRAEVIEQFSRELSQVPGVVLLDSSSDLDHNRSVFTLVGSAEGLQQAVVRLYSLALEHIDLRRHQGSHPRMGAVDVVPFIPIRQATMADCVALARSTAEEIARQFDVPVFLYAEAASAPNRRVLSEIRKGEFENLEAKLAQPEWQPDFGPAHPHPTAGASAIGARFFLIAYNLQLSTGDLKIANAIARAVRASSGGLANIQAMGVFLAERNQAQVSMNLLNYEKTPIHRIQELVKIEARRYGVQVTGAEIVGLVPQAALIEAAAYYLQIENWQPSLVLEQAMLDKE
- the hutI gene encoding imidazolonepropionase codes for the protein MPVDLLVRNARQLVSLAGPAAPRAGLLQSELSIIEDGAVAVSEGRIVAVGSTEELLRKLPLDGRTIQIDAAGLVVTPGLVDSHTHLVFAGTRVAEFDLRAQGATYGQILAAGGGIYDTVRRTRAADAAQLLATARRHLGSMARFGTTALEAKSGYGLDLETECRQLAVLMELDGQPLDIAPTFLGAHAVPSGADPESYVEWLCEAAIPEVARRGLARFCDVFCEAGVFTPEQSERILRTGMAHSLRPRVHADELHDTGGASLAARVGAISADHLHCASEVGLVQMAAAGVIAVLLPGTAVFLGLKTQAPARRMIELGVPLALGTDFNPGSCYCESLALVMSFAVSQCRLTAAEALVAATINGAYAVGLGERLGSLEVGKQADLVIWDADDYRLIPYHMGTSLVRTVLKRGQILYSSNGSSPCPS
- the hutU gene encoding urocanate hydratase, whose amino-acid sequence is MVSTIPVDRSGIDQLLTASGPVSLRAPHGTALRCRGWVQEAALRMLLNNLDPEVAEHPEKLVVYGGSGRAARDWPSLRAIVRTLLTLEADETLLVQSGRPVGVLRSHPDAPRVLIANSNLVPAWANWETFRKLEAEGLTMFGQMTAGSWIYIGTQGILQGTYETFAAVARRHFGGTLRGRLVVSAGLGGMGGAQPLAVKLNGGAMIAIEVDPTRIQRRIEQGYCDRAADSLEEALALAQGAQQAGEALSIGLLGNAAQIVPALVEMGVVPDVLTDQTSAHDPLVGYIPVGYSVEEAARARAADKDAYLEQVYASAAAHVRAIVELQKRGAVAFDYGNNLRQLAFDHGVADAFSYPGFVPAYIRPLFCAGKGPFRWVALSGDPADIARIDQLILTEFADDAPLCRWIDLAAKHVHFQGLPARIAWLGYGQRARLGGRINDLVATGEVSAPIVIGRDHLDCGSVASPNRETEKMLDGSDAISDWVFLNALINAVGGASWVSVHHGGGVGIGYSQHSGMVIVADGTPEAAQRLERVLTSDPATGILRHADAGYPEAVANADAHGLRLPMRES
- a CDS encoding DUF6761 family protein; amino-acid sequence: MLQDPKTIRYYQRLSDTLVELWRRRYRNEELRLFAEGFITALRYSQELDPAQILRLEQEILSFMASPENFEPPDFLPQPERERN
- a CDS encoding aspartyl/asparaginyl beta-hydroxylase domain-containing protein — translated: MFLKEADYPFIAMLEANWRTIRQELDQLGGEHFFAWPEKQYYGEGWNIFALYTYGVALGKNCKLCPETARLVQQIPGMATAVFSSLAPGTHVRPHRGEPAGLLRYHLGLIVPEGCTLRVGPEQRSLREGGSMVFDDTTEHEAWNRSDRTRVVLLVDFKDPAATKSRGLATIFGMFKRP